The proteins below are encoded in one region of Salvelinus fontinalis isolate EN_2023a chromosome 10, ASM2944872v1, whole genome shotgun sequence:
- the LOC129863961 gene encoding uncharacterized oxidoreductase Mvan_2161-like isoform X2, whose protein sequence is MSSPLPSFRLNTGAQMPLLGLGTYRLQGKQMHLSVDAALGEGYRAFDTAAVYGNEADLGHALLDLMPKHNLTRADIFLISKLSPADMGSKAREGCARSLERLGLGGYIDLYLIHWPGTEGLEPEDERNAQHRAHTWTVMEELHANGMLRAIGVSNYSPRHLIELLETCRVRPAVLQVEFHPRLAQKKLRVICRDSGVCFQAYSSLGKGALLSEPEVVAMAEGHGRTASQVLLRWAIQQGVAVLPRSAQPKRVRENGQVFDFDLDEGGMERLSDMDSGIRFCKRDPTSVV, encoded by the exons ATGTCTTCCCCCCTGCCCTCGTTTAGACTGAATACTGGGGCTCAGATGCCCCTCCTGGGCCTAGGAACATACAGGCTGCAAGGTAAGCAAATGCACCTGAGTGTTGACGCTGCACTCGGGGAAGGGTATCGTGCCTTTGACACTGCTGCGGTGTACGGCAATGAAGCAGACTTGGGCCATGCCCTGTTGGACCTGATGCCCAAACACAACCTGACCAGAGCAGACATCTTTCTCATCAGTAAGCTGTCCCCAGCGGACATGGGCTCGAAGGCCAGAGAGGGCTGTGCTCGTAGCCTGGAGAGGCTGGGGCTAGGGGGATACATTGACTTGTACCTCATCCACTGGCCTGGAACTGAGGGTCTGGAACCAGAAGATGAGAGGAATGCACAGCATCGAGCCCACACCTGGACTGTCATGGAGGAGCTCCATGCCAATGGGATGCTCAGAGCAATTGGGGTCTCAAACTACTCTCCAAGGCACCTGATAGAACTGCTGGAGACCTGCAGGGTGCGCCCTGCCGTGCTGCAG GTGGAGTTCCATCCTAGACTGGCACAGAAGAAGCTGAGGGTCATTTGCAGGGACTCGGGAGTCTGCTTCCAGGCGTATTCATCCCTGGGGAAAGGTGCCCTGTTGTCGGAACCAGAAGTTGTCGCTATGGCGGAGGGGCATGGCAGAACTGCCTCCCAGGTGCTCTTGAGGTGGGCCATTCAGCAGGGTGTGGCTGTGTTACCCAGGTCCGCACAGCCCAAGAGGGTGAGAGAAAATGGGCAGGTGTTTGACTTTGACCTGGATGAAGGGGGAATGGAGAGACTGTCTGACATGGACAGTGGAATAAGATTCTGCAAAAGAGATCCCACTAGTGTGGTCTAG
- the LOC129863961 gene encoding uncharacterized oxidoreductase Mvan_2161-like isoform X1, with protein MSIFFLQHSTPQPFHLALMSSPLPSFRLNTGAQMPLLGLGTYRLQGKQMHLSVDAALGEGYRAFDTAAVYGNEADLGHALLDLMPKHNLTRADIFLISKLSPADMGSKAREGCARSLERLGLGGYIDLYLIHWPGTEGLEPEDERNAQHRAHTWTVMEELHANGMLRAIGVSNYSPRHLIELLETCRVRPAVLQVEFHPRLAQKKLRVICRDSGVCFQAYSSLGKGALLSEPEVVAMAEGHGRTASQVLLRWAIQQGVAVLPRSAQPKRVRENGQVFDFDLDEGGMERLSDMDSGIRFCKRDPTSVV; from the exons ATgtccatattttttttacagcACAGTACTCCCCAGCCCTTCCATCTGGCGTTGATGTCTTCCCCCCTGCCCTCGTTTAGACTGAATACTGGGGCTCAGATGCCCCTCCTGGGCCTAGGAACATACAGGCTGCAAGGTAAGCAAATGCACCTGAGTGTTGACGCTGCACTCGGGGAAGGGTATCGTGCCTTTGACACTGCTGCGGTGTACGGCAATGAAGCAGACTTGGGCCATGCCCTGTTGGACCTGATGCCCAAACACAACCTGACCAGAGCAGACATCTTTCTCATCAGTAAGCTGTCCCCAGCGGACATGGGCTCGAAGGCCAGAGAGGGCTGTGCTCGTAGCCTGGAGAGGCTGGGGCTAGGGGGATACATTGACTTGTACCTCATCCACTGGCCTGGAACTGAGGGTCTGGAACCAGAAGATGAGAGGAATGCACAGCATCGAGCCCACACCTGGACTGTCATGGAGGAGCTCCATGCCAATGGGATGCTCAGAGCAATTGGGGTCTCAAACTACTCTCCAAGGCACCTGATAGAACTGCTGGAGACCTGCAGGGTGCGCCCTGCCGTGCTGCAG GTGGAGTTCCATCCTAGACTGGCACAGAAGAAGCTGAGGGTCATTTGCAGGGACTCGGGAGTCTGCTTCCAGGCGTATTCATCCCTGGGGAAAGGTGCCCTGTTGTCGGAACCAGAAGTTGTCGCTATGGCGGAGGGGCATGGCAGAACTGCCTCCCAGGTGCTCTTGAGGTGGGCCATTCAGCAGGGTGTGGCTGTGTTACCCAGGTCCGCACAGCCCAAGAGGGTGAGAGAAAATGGGCAGGTGTTTGACTTTGACCTGGATGAAGGGGGAATGGAGAGACTGTCTGACATGGACAGTGGAATAAGATTCTGCAAAAGAGATCCCACTAGTGTGGTCTAG